Genomic segment of Paraburkholderia fungorum:
ACGGCGGGCGGACCGAGACGCGAACACGTCAGGCTGGCAGGGTAGCCACAAAGCTGCATGGCGCGGGGGGCACACGCGCAGCGCGACGGCAGAAATGCCACGCGAACATGTCGGCGGGGGTTTGCGCGTAGCGCAACCACTGGCGGCACAGCAGCAGGTTGGACAGTCGGACTGCATGCTCTTCCCATGCAACGGGCTGATCGGATGGAATCGCTAAAGGACAGGAAGGCAGGAAACCCACGTCGGGGTTAAACGGCGAAGCCGCAATGGATGCGGCGGGTAGAGCAGGCCCGTGCGGACGGGGTACGGCATCAGGTAGGGATGCTGCGCTCGCGCGGGCTGGATCAGTCAACGGGAAAGCGGTGTTCGCGAGACGACCCGCATGAGGTAACAGGATGGCAGCGATACTGAACGTTCGCGCGATCGTCAGCGGCTATGGTCTGTCGCCGGAACTTCGCGACGCATTGCTCAAACTGTTCGATGAGCATGTCGCCAGCATTCACAGTGCGACGCGCATCAGCAGCAAGGCCCTGTCGATCAAAACTCAGGAGCGGCGCGCGACAGCGCTATGCAAGTTCTTTGTCGAACTTCGTGAGGGTGGATTTGCGTTGCAAACGCCTTGGTCACTGAAGGCGAAGCACGTGGACTATCTGGTGCGCGGGTGGGTCGCAAAGGGACAAAGTGGCGGGACGATCGAAAACAAGCTGACGTATCTGCGTGCCATCGCTAAGTGGATGGGCAAGGCGAATCTTGTCGGCACGCTCGGCGACTATGTCGACCGGCGCGAGCACGACCTCGTGCGCAGCTACGTTGCGACCGAGGACCGGTCATGGGAAGCGCACGGCGTCGACGCCGTCGCCAAGATCGAGGAGATCGCGCGCAGCTGCCCATACACGGCGGTGCAACTGAAACTACAGGCGGCGTTTGGGCTGCGTGTCGAAGAGAGTTTCATGCTGCGGCCGGTCGAGGCGGTGAGAGACCAGAGGATGCTGGCTGTCACGCGTGGGACTAAAGGTGGCCGGCCGCGCGAGGTTCCGGTCGGCCGCAAGCTGGTCATTCTCGAAGAGGCCGCGCGTCTGTGTAATGGCGTGTCAGGTTCGACGGTACCCGCGGACCGTACGCTGAAACAGTGGCGCGACTGGTACTACTACGTGCTCGCAAAACATGGGGTGACGAGAAGCGGGCTGGGCGTGACGAGTCACGGCCTGCGTCACGGCTATCTGCAAACGCTTTATGAGGAGGCGAGCGGCGTTCCGGCGCCGGTCAAACGCGCTGGTCTGCGTCCTGATCCGAAAGAGCATGAGGAGGCCATGCGGCGGGTGGTGGAAGCGGCGGGGCATAGCCGGGTCACGAAGGCTAATGCATATCTCTCAACCTTTGCGACGCAGGATCGTCTGCAGAAAACGCTGCCGACGCCAGAAGCGGTACGAGCTGCGCTGAGTACGGCAAATGGCAACAAGAGCCACGCCGCGAAGGCGCTTGGTATATCGCGACAGGCGCTCTACCGGATTCTCGGTGCGGCGGCCCCGTCAGCGTAGAGCCGGAATGGGTGCGAAAACAGGCTCTGTTATGCACTGAATGCGGTGCAGGCATCCATGCACAATGAAACCTCTCTCAGTTCTGGTGACGGCCCTCGGAAAAACACCAGAATCTTTGAAGCCGGCTTACGCCGGCTTTTTTTTCTTCTGAAGAGCAACGTATTTTATTAATCAGACAAATCACCAGCGATTGCGATCTGGCATCGCGTCGATGGCATTCGCGATCCTGTCTTCGAAAAGGAAGTTCGCGTGTTCGCGCGGTGTCGGAATTCTCGGGAACGACACGTACCGTTCCCCATCAATGTCGAGCCATTTGACCAGCTGAACCAGCTTGCGGTATCGGGCGGCATCCTTGAGGACCGGATCGATCGGCCAGCTTTCAATGGTGACGATCGAGGCGTCAACGACGCGTTGCGCGAGCATTTTGAAAATCGGGCCGCGCTCTTCCCAGTCGCCATCACTGCGCGAGAGCAGGTCAAGGATCAGTTGGGCGTCGCATGCCCCAACTTCCTTCTCGACCAGGTCGCGCAGTTCCCCAACGGTGACCGGCGGCCTGCTCAAACGGGCATTCCATACGGCCGCACAGCGGGCCATCGCAGTCTTTTCGTCGTCGCCGATCGCTTCCCAGGGCGTCTGCATGCCGCACACGTCACAGTGGATGCAGACCAGCCGTTCAGTCGGGGGTGTGCCCAACGGTCGACGCATGGTGTCGCCCATGACTGGCTGGTCGGCGCCGAGCACGAACCGGTCGTAGCGGACGCCGGCGTCGCCTGCCGGGGAGAGGGTCCTTTGAGAGTAACCGAGGGTCGGGCGGCCACCACAATGGTCACAGGGATAGAGCTGCTCAATCATTATCTGGCGATAATCGGAATGGAAAACGGATTATTGTCGCAGGTCCGAAAACCGCCAAGCTCGAATTACTGTAATGAAACTTATTTTGAGAGTTTGTCGATATTACGACACCGGAACTGGAAACGCGTTTAACAAACTGTTATCAAGCAACCGGCCAGCGTTATTTTTCCGACCCGGCGCATCAATACGTCGCCAGTGGTGAATTGCTGTTCATCTGCTTCGCTTCTTTTGACGACGCGCACCGCGCGGGGGGGCCTGGTCAAACCGGGCTGGTCGCCCGACGAGAGCGCTTCAACCCACTCGCCGTGCTGCTTAAAGAAAAACGGGATATCAGCGGCTGCGCACTGATCGCGCGACGACCGCGTCCAGGCTGGGGTGCATCGGTCACGCGCGCTGGCCGCTTTCGCCGCCAACGATCATCCAGTGGATCTGGCCGAGATACGGGGAAGGCAGACTCACCTCGCCGAGCAGAGGTTTCATTCACAGAAGGCGTACACACGCGCGCAGACTGGCCAGCTTGGGGATGTCGCGATGGGCCTCCTCCTGATTGACTACCGCGCCGCCAATCCTGACATTCGCCGTCCATCTGCCCGGAAACAGTCAACTGCGCGACACCACGTACGATGTCTTCAACGCGTTTGGTCAACAGCAAATGATCAACGTGCGGGGAAACCGAATTTGTAAGTCTGGGCTCAGTGAGACTAGCCGAAACGTGAAGAAGTCGGTGGCGGATTCAACCGGTCGGTGCAACACCTAGAATCTGCGTTAGCAGCGGAGGTGTTGCAAATGAAACAGCGACCGAGAATTTATTACTCTGAGACCCAGAAAGCGCTGATGTGGGACCGATGGCGCAAGGGCGATACGATTCATCAGATTGCCAAACTGTTTGATCGGGGCCATTCTTCGATTCAGCGAATACTATCGGAGAACGGTGACATCCAGCTGCTGCAAAGGCACCGTGCGCCACAGGCATCGACGCTCGCGGAGCCGGAACAGACCGCCCGTTCAAGCTGCCGGACGTATGCCCGGCCCGTCTGACCTATCGCCGCCGCTATCTTCTAGAAAGGTTAATTCACGGCGTTGATCGGTGCCGGGAACCATTCACCTTTGCCGCCCATAGAGATCATCGAGTGGAAGAAGCTGTTCTGCTCGACGGATATAGCGGCACTACGTTTACGTTTGTGCGAATCTTCGCTGTCCGGGCGCTCAGCATAGCGGCTCGCGGTAGTTTATTGCGATTACCGGCCTTGTGTGAGGCGACTGGCGTGAAGATGCACTCACGTGCAGACTCTTTTATAGGCCCGATTCGGGCATTCTCAGTAAAAAATTTAAGCCAATCCAAAATGCATATCCAATGCTTACAGCATAAACTGCACCAGTCTGATGAATTAGAGTATTTTTTCAAATTCATTGGATTGACAGGGGGTTTTCTGAGTGTCAAATTTAATCAAAATTTGTTTGATTAAACTTTAATTAGTTTGTAAGTTGTCCAAAGGAGATTGCTGAATCCTCGGCAGCATCTCTCGGCTTCACTTTCATCCGAGGTCTCAAGGAAAAGAAATGAAAACTCAGCGTCAATTTAAAACTAAGTCGAAACAGAAATCGCACTTCGCTATGTTCTCATTGGATGTCTAGCATTTGATCACGGGCGGCGACCACGCTCGCCGCCTTCATTCCTCGCTCAGCGAAAAACGATGAACGTCAAAACATTAAAAGAATCGATTCATAGCCTTTCTTGAATTTGACTGATGGCGGAATATCTCATTTATACGGTGACGTAATGCTTTTTGCCGGAGAAATGCTTAAATCAGAGGTGGAAAACGTTCCATTCTGGTTTCAACGCCATTTCCCGCTTGATTACCGGACTGAGATTACCAAAGAGACCCGCCTGTTCCAGTATGCGGTACAGCAGCCAAGTGCGCTTCCAGCGGCACTAGCATCGCCCAGTTGGGATGCCTTGGTTCACCGATGTAAAGACTGGCATCTCCTTTCGTTTGAGTCGGCACAGCTCGTCATAAGAATATTATTCTTACTTGGTTTCTATGGGCACGCGATTGATCTGCTGCAACGAGATGCGCGCGTACACCATGCGGCGCCGGGTTGGAGTTCTCTTATGGTAGCTGCTGCAAAAGTAAAAATCTATCGATCAGGTTTTCTATCCGATGGGGAAATGTCTGATGTCGTTGAATCTTTGAACAAATGCGTTATTGAAAAAGGCGCGTCGCTTCGTACTAGATTGTCTGCGCATCAACATCTTTTTTTAATTTATCTTACAGATTTCAAAGACCTTCAGAGCGCCACGCGGCATATAACAGCCGTCGAGCAGATGCTGATCGAACTGGATGGAGAAATGTCCACATTCGAGCGAAGCGTTCGTGTCAGTAGTTGGTACCGTGCTGCCGCAATGATTCCATTTGCGAAACGCGACCATTCGGATACGCGCGCGTACATGGCGTCATCTGAATCAATCGCGACCGGGTTGCAACCTACAAACGAGTTTGAGCGGCTGATCAAGCAGGATTTGTTGTATTCCATCTATGAAAGCTCTATGAAGGCAGCTCTCGGTAGTGGCGAGATCGCGAAAGCCCGCGAGCTTGCAACGCAGCAAACCAAACGATTCCCGTTTGATGTCGCTGCTTATTTCGAACTCGGTGAGGTGTGTGTAGAAGATGGTGACACTCGGGCGGCTGCGTCTGCGTTTCATCGTGCCGCCATGTTTGGACCGCCGGGCACCGCTCACGCGTACTTTATGTCGGCTCAATGCTATCGAGATCAAAATTTGCCGACTCATGCCTTGCGTTGCCTTGACGCATGCCTGCGTGTCGATGAGTTAGCCATCAGCGCTTCAGATGAGCTGGAGGAACTTGCAGACGAAGCCTTTCCCTTCCTCCGTGAATGCGGGAAAAACATGAGTGGCTTGATACCGGATCGGTCGACAACAACTAATTTGGAGGGGGCGATATGACGACCAACTCTCTTCTTGCTCAGCTTTTCGATAGTTACGCTACGCTGGAATTTCCGAATCGAGCGCCGATCCACGGATATGCGCCTGCCCTCACCTACGCGCGCTTCGAGGATCCCACAAGTTCTCCTCGCGGACTTCAGCGCATGATGCCGGCTAGCTTTCGTGTCGAATTAGCAAAGGCATTTCCGGCAGCACCGATTGCCCTGCTTGACCCTCGGGAGGTTGCAGCTATCCATCGGAGCGACCGGTGGGCACACCTCTGCGACATGCTGGATAGATTTGGGGGCATCACAATTGAAGAAAGGACCGTCCTATTTGCCCAGCTTCTGTCTTTAGGTTTCCATAGGATCGTGCTCGACCTTTCAACCTCTGCGCCAATTAAAGGATCAAACGAGGATATCGCTATACTCCAATATCAATATGCTGTTGCAAACGCGCGGTATGCGTTAACAAATGACGGTGAAGAAGTCGGGTATACGCCGTCGGAATTTGAACTTATCGCCAATCGCGCACCCGAAGGATCAAGACTATCAGTCAATGCCTGCATACATATGCTTGTGCAGAATGCTCGTCATCAAAGTAACGTTGAGGTGGCAGCACTGTGGGCCGCTAGGGCAGAGAAAAACCTGCAAAAATTCGAACTAACTAACGACATCTTCGATTCAAATCTTCTTCGAAGCAGATTCTATCGAGCTTCATCGTTCATCCCGTTTATGATGGATGAAAAAGACGAATGCGTTCGCGTTATGGAACTTGCCGAAGAACATGCGAGCCGTCTCGAGGCAATGGACAGGAATTTGGTTGAAACTATTCTATGCAGGGAGAACTGGCTACCTTTGCTTCAAAGCCGTTCGAAAGAGGCCAGATTCACAGGTGACTTACGCGCAGCGCTTGAGAGGCTTGCTCGCAGTACAAAAATCGACCCGCTCGACGCCATTCGCTGGTCAGAACTAGGCGATTGTCAGTATGACATCGGTGATATTGACAATGCACTTCGTTCATTTAACGTAGCGGCGTCACTGTCACCTCCGGGTGGCGCTTACGCGAATTTTATGATCGGTCAGTGTCATGAAACAATGGGCTTCTACGTCGATGCGGAAAACGATTACCTCGCGTGCATATCTCTTGATCCTCTATGCATTTCTGCGTATGAATGTCTTGTCTCAATAGGGGAAAAGACAGGCGATTCTGCATTATCGTCCTGGGCGATTAAGCAGATTAATGAACTGGCGTGCTCCTCGGATGAGTGAATACAAATTCTACACTCTGCTTGTATCGAGATTGCTGACTACAGCAGCGAACCAAGGTACAACACCTTTTTTAGTATTATTGCTTGCGGCAGTGTTTCACTTTACGGCTGCAACTGCAGTCGCAGCCGTAGGCGCCATGTTGCTGCTTGGACGCTTTCTAAGCGTTCCGACAGGTACGTTAATTGATCGATTTGGTGCAAGGAAGGTCGTTTTGCTATCCTTGCTCTCATCTTTCGTATCATACGTCTTTCTTTCATGTGCTACGAACCATCCGGGAAGCTACGTTCTCCTCGCCCTGTTTATAGTTTTTCGGACCATCGGGCTCGCATCTCAACTTATCGGCTTTCGAGTCATCGTTGCCAAATACACATCAGATGAAAAGATTTCGTCGCGGGCCAGTTGGGCTGGTTCGGTGGTCAGTGTCGGCACGGTTCTCGGCGCAACCATAGCCGGGCCAATGGTTGCCGCACAAAATTATTTCCTGCTGTGCTTTGTCGCAGCAACGTGCGAGTTAATTTCAATAGCTTCGATGGTGGTCGCTACACGTGATTTGGATTTTTCTACCCGAAGTGCGCATCGCAATGATGTCGCGCAAACGAAACTGAGCGACCCCGAGTCACTGCGTGACTTTCTTTACGTAACAGCGGTCACTGCCTGTTTGCTGCAGGTGATTCTTTTAACATTGGCAACGTATTTAAAAGTAGTCCATCATCATGCGGAGTTTGCGTCAGTGTTTTATGGAATTCAGGCGGCGGCGCTGATGCTATTGTTACCTCTTGCGGGAAAAGTGTTTAAAAAATCTTCACTTTCGGAATCGTACGCCCTTTATTCGCTGGGGACTATTGTGCTATTCGCGGGTATTGCAGCTGTAGGGCTCGCACACACCGTTAGCGGTTTGGTTGCCGTGGCGATACTCGGATTCGCGGCCGTGCTGTCCCAGCTCCTCGCTACGCCGACTGCGGATTCATTTATTGTCCGTTCTGTTGGCCGCCACAACATTGGCCAAGTCTACGGTCGCGTTAGCAATGCGTTTGCGATAGGGAATCTCGCGGGTATCGGAATTTCTGCGGCAATGTTATCAATGATCGCTAACGCGCGGTGGTTACCTATCGCGTATCTGGCGATTGGCACCGTGGGTATCGTTGCCACTGGCTTCCTTGCACATAAAGGTAACCGACGATTGGCTAGTGCGTTGCGCAAGAACTGCCGGGAAACAGTTTGAATTCTAGGACAGTTCGCCGGTTGTTGCGTTCCACTCGCTCGCTTTTCTGTTTGCTTCGGTTTGACAATCATCCAGGGTCCGGTCTGACGAGCGTCATCGCGGATGCGCACGAGGATCAGACTTTGATCTTCGACCGCAACAGATCAATTGAAGGTGGTTTGATTATCTTGCAGTAGGAGCGACTTAAGCTGTCCAAGCGTTCCGGGATATGGCTCCCACGTCGACAAACCGTAGTAAGCCTCGACCAATCTTTCAACCATCGCTCCGAATACCATGGCGCTCCTATGTGATGGGGGGGGCGGAAACTTTCTGTGAGGAGGAAATGCTGGGGCGACAAGACCAGTGCAAAACCAACTGCTTTCCAGAAACCTTTTACGATCTCCTCCTGTCACAACCGATGTGACGGAAATAATCTTGAAGTTCGGAAGCACAGACGGTGCAACAGAATCGACTGGCTGAATCGAAAAAATTGAATACCGCGATAGCTAGAACTTTCGGATAGTATCCGTGCAGAATTTGGCCTAGAACGATCCAGCCGTCCAAACAGGGAAGTCCAAAGAGCGTACCGACACTCGTCGAGCATCGCTTTCTCGGCATATTCGCTCTGTCACCTACACACAGAGGTACTGCCATGCGATCCGCAATGGCCGGCAGACCTCCGGTGCGCACGTGGCACGATTTTCACCGATTTGCGCGACACCGTCGACCGTCCGTTGCTGCCCGACCGGTGCCTGACGAGGTTGGATCCAGTCGACCCGGAGCGGACGATGAGCATTCCCCGCATCGGACATTCAAAAAGGCGACGTTGGCAACCTTGGACGGTTCGGTGAACCTCAAGTGATCAGCGACGGTCCTTCATCGCTTCTAAGTCTTGCTGGCCGAAAAAGCGAATCAATGGCATGAATCGAAAGAACACGGATACCATACGGGCCGGTCAGAACATGAACGATAGACGCTCTTCGCGCATTCCGGTCTGCAGGGTAGTTAAAGAGCGCAAATGTCGAGCAGGTAAATACCATGCCGTCGACTTGACGGTCATACCCCGTCACGGAGTTTGGGCATTTCCTTGAAATCGGCTGCGCGGATGTTAGGTAATAGCGGCTTTCATGGGACGTGGTTCGGACAAGTAGTCGTTCACCGGCATCCGTCAGCATCCACCCGGCAAAGACGAGATACGCGAAGACAAGGAATAGGACGGCGATCAATTGGCGGCTGCTAATCCGCCTGTTCGAACTTACTTGCTTTGCCGACATTCGAGTCAGCATACAGATCGCGGCAACAACTAGCGTGGCGACGCCAAACCCGAGCCACACAGGATCGAATCGGCCACGGAGCGCACCATTTGCGAAAGAATCAGAGACAGCACTGGACAGGACGAACGCAACAGGGAAAATCGAAATCAGGCCGAAGAACAGGATATACCCCATTACCGACCGGATTTTCATTTTCTATTTCTCCAAGGATCGTAAGCGTCGCAGCGTAGCATCTGCGACCGATGCTGACGGATTGTCAGCGATCCGAGCGCCAGTGTCGCGTGTCCGCAATTGGCTTAATCACGGATCCGGTCACGCAGAAGATCACACCCGAACCGAGTTCGTGAGAATAGCCAGAATCGTTATGCGAAACAATTGGACTGGCAGGATGTGCCATTGACGCATGTTGTTCCGATGGCCTAGTGGCAGCATGCGGCGACAGGAGCGGACACTCGACCTAAGAGCCTGAATCGTCGACAAACTTCGAGTTCGTGCACGTCGTGCGGCGTGCTTGCGATATAGGTACAGCGCCGTTCGCGCACGCCGTCCGGCGCGTACCGGTCGAAGAGGTCGGACATGCTGTTCGTGAAGGCGGGGCGACGTACACCTTGCGCTGCGGCTTTTCTGTCCCAGAGCAGCAGATCGTTCCAGTGCGATTCATCGAATTGGCGTTTGGCTGACCCATCGCCCCAGCCGTATCCAAACCTGCGTGCGAGGTTTTCCGCATAGCAGCCGTCGCAACCCGGGCTGACCTTGCTGCAGCCTCAGTGCGTGTTAAACGTGTGGTCGGTCCACTCAATGCCCGAGTATTCGCTCATATCGCTTCCGTTGTTAGGGAGGATCGACAATGGCCGGCTGTTCAGTCGCAACAGCGTCCACCAGGTTTCGTGCGCGCGCTTCGGCCGCCTTGAGGAGTCCAATCAGCCGAAGGTTATCGCCGCACTCGCTGTGGGCCAGATCCAGCGACAGGCCGCTGACCGGCGTGTCATCGCTGCATTGAAGGGCACATTTTTCCGCCGCGCTTCCAACTATCCAGAAATTCCACCGGCGAACGAAGTGCCACCAGGTCTTCGCACGGTCGAGCTCGTCCCATGTGGCGCTGAAGTCCAGCACAGAGCCGTGGCTGCTGAAGAAGATACAGCGAACACCGGTCGCACTCGTTGTGGCAACAACGACCTGTCTGCCCTGTGAGATCGAGCCGACCTCCTGGCCCGATGCGGCGAGCGCGGGAAACCGGCATTGCCATTCACCAGTGCGGGAAATTGCGCGATCCAGAAAAAGATTTTTGCCCTGCATGAGAACTCCAGATTTGAAGGGATATGCGGAAATCCGCACGTCGTGAGAACAGCTTGCCTGGTCTCTCGCGATGTCAAGAAAGGGTGCACGGTCAGCCGGTATCGACCGCGCGAACGATTGCCTATGCTGATCGAACACACGTTCCGCAGCGAGCTCACGACCATGTGGAAATGCATCCGGTGCCGCAGTTTGATTCCATTCGAGGCGGTCGAGCCAGGCATCGACAGCTTCGGCATTTACTTCATCTGTCCGGTATGCCGGCGACGCAACAAGCTGGTCAACGTCGGCAAGCGAGGGCGCATTGCGCTGATGCAGACGGGAACCTGATGGCGGCAATCAGAGAGTCCGGTTGCGGCTGACCGCCCACGTCGATAGCGAATACCGCGACAGGATCGATCCCAAAGTGCGGGTGCGTGATCGTCCTCGGAACATAGCCGCGCCACGGCACCAATAGCTGCCGTCGGAAATCGTCGGCGCGCGGATAGCCTCGCGTCATGAGCACGAAGTCGTAGTGTCGACCGACCAGGCGCTTACGCCAGTGGTCGGTCTCAAGCCGGAACTCCTCCGGCTTCCGGCCTGCACGGATTTCATCGAAGTAGAAGCCCTTCAGCGGTAGAAACAGGACGGCGGTGCTTACGTCTTCATCGATTGATTCACGCGCGCTGCGCGGTCGGCCCGGGTACATGGCTCTTCCTGTTTGATCGTGAAAGGTCCAAGGTTGCCTGACGGTACCGGAAGTCAAGCGCCGTCACACCGGGATCGGGCGACGTTCCTTGCGGACGGTCGGAAGCTGGACCGTACTGAGGGCTTCGCGGTCGACGTTCCATTCAACAGCCGGGATGCTCCGCGAGAGTCGCAGTTCGCGC
This window contains:
- a CDS encoding MFS transporter, encoding MSEYKFYTLLVSRLLTTAANQGTTPFLVLLLAAVFHFTAATAVAAVGAMLLLGRFLSVPTGTLIDRFGARKVVLLSLLSSFVSYVFLSCATNHPGSYVLLALFIVFRTIGLASQLIGFRVIVAKYTSDEKISSRASWAGSVVSVGTVLGATIAGPMVAAQNYFLLCFVAATCELISIASMVVATRDLDFSTRSAHRNDVAQTKLSDPESLRDFLYVTAVTACLLQVILLTLATYLKVVHHHAEFASVFYGIQAAALMLLLPLAGKVFKKSSLSESYALYSLGTIVLFAGIAAVGLAHTVSGLVAVAILGFAAVLSQLLATPTADSFIVRSVGRHNIGQVYGRVSNAFAIGNLAGIGISAAMLSMIANARWLPIAYLAIGTVGIVATGFLAHKGNRRLASALRKNCRETV
- a CDS encoding tetratricopeptide repeat protein, with translation MLFAGEMLKSEVENVPFWFQRHFPLDYRTEITKETRLFQYAVQQPSALPAALASPSWDALVHRCKDWHLLSFESAQLVIRILFLLGFYGHAIDLLQRDARVHHAAPGWSSLMVAAAKVKIYRSGFLSDGEMSDVVESLNKCVIEKGASLRTRLSAHQHLFLIYLTDFKDLQSATRHITAVEQMLIELDGEMSTFERSVRVSSWYRAAAMIPFAKRDHSDTRAYMASSESIATGLQPTNEFERLIKQDLLYSIYESSMKAALGSGEIAKARELATQQTKRFPFDVAAYFELGEVCVEDGDTRAAASAFHRAAMFGPPGTAHAYFMSAQCYRDQNLPTHALRCLDACLRVDELAISASDELEELADEAFPFLRECGKNMSGLIPDRSTTTNLEGAI
- a CDS encoding Lar family restriction alleviation protein, which codes for MIEQLYPCDHCGGRPTLGYSQRTLSPAGDAGVRYDRFVLGADQPVMGDTMRRPLGTPPTERLVCIHCDVCGMQTPWEAIGDDEKTAMARCAAVWNARLSRPPVTVGELRDLVEKEVGACDAQLILDLLSRSDGDWEERGPIFKMLAQRVVDASIVTIESWPIDPVLKDAARYRKLVQLVKWLDIDGERYVSFPRIPTPREHANFLFEDRIANAIDAMPDRNRW
- a CDS encoding phage integrase N-terminal domain-containing protein; translated protein: MAAILNVRAIVSGYGLSPELRDALLKLFDEHVASIHSATRISSKALSIKTQERRATALCKFFVELREGGFALQTPWSLKAKHVDYLVRGWVAKGQSGGTIENKLTYLRAIAKWMGKANLVGTLGDYVDRREHDLVRSYVATEDRSWEAHGVDAVAKIEEIARSCPYTAVQLKLQAAFGLRVEESFMLRPVEAVRDQRMLAVTRGTKGGRPREVPVGRKLVILEEAARLCNGVSGSTVPADRTLKQWRDWYYYVLAKHGVTRSGLGVTSHGLRHGYLQTLYEEASGVPAPVKRAGLRPDPKEHEEAMRRVVEAAGHSRVTKANAYLSTFATQDRLQKTLPTPEAVRAALSTANGNKSHAAKALGISRQALYRILGAAAPSA
- a CDS encoding phage Gp37/Gp68 family protein → MKPLLGEVSLPSPYLGQIHWMIVGGESGQRA
- a CDS encoding tetratricopeptide repeat protein, with translation MTTNSLLAQLFDSYATLEFPNRAPIHGYAPALTYARFEDPTSSPRGLQRMMPASFRVELAKAFPAAPIALLDPREVAAIHRSDRWAHLCDMLDRFGGITIEERTVLFAQLLSLGFHRIVLDLSTSAPIKGSNEDIAILQYQYAVANARYALTNDGEEVGYTPSEFELIANRAPEGSRLSVNACIHMLVQNARHQSNVEVAALWAARAEKNLQKFELTNDIFDSNLLRSRFYRASSFIPFMMDEKDECVRVMELAEEHASRLEAMDRNLVETILCRENWLPLLQSRSKEARFTGDLRAALERLARSTKIDPLDAIRWSELGDCQYDIGDIDNALRSFNVAASLSPPGGAYANFMIGQCHETMGFYVDAENDYLACISLDPLCISAYECLVSIGEKTGDSALSSWAIKQINELACSSDE
- a CDS encoding DUF5131 family protein; translated protein: MAAKAASARDRCTPAWTRSSRDQCAAADIPFFFKQHGEWVEALSSGDQPGLTRPPRAVRVVKRSEADEQQFTTGDVLMRRVGKITLAGCLITVC